The Candidatus Hydrogenedentota bacterium genomic sequence TCCCGGCAGACAACGGTCGATGAGAACGAAGGGGAAGCGCTTGTCGATGAGTTCTTGGACGAGTGCGCGCGTCTGTTCGTTGTCGTTGCCGATCCAGAGCACCAACCCCGTGACACCGCTGTCGATGACCGAACGCAGAAAGCGCGGCTCGGAAGGCGCATGAGGCTGAGGGAGGTTAAGGTTATAGGTCAGAGTCTGCAGCGATTCCTGGGAGGCGCGGTGCATGAACCCCTGAACGACATTGTATGAGTGCCCCGCGATGATTTTAGGGATAACGATCGCGATGGCGCGTGCGCCGGCGACCTTAACCGCAGACATCTGGCCGGCCATGGGGGCGACATAAGAACCGCTCCCTTGCTTGCGAACCAGGTATCCTTCCACTTCGAGTTCCCGAAGCGCTTGTCGTGTCTGGCTTCGGTTGACGCCCAACTGCTTCGCCAACTCGATTTCGGAGGGTATTCGAGCGCCTTCGGGGAGACTGCCGTCCTCAATCTTGGACTTCAGTTCCTGCTTGATGCTCTCGTAGACTGGCACTTTCGTTGACATCGCCGCGAAGAGATACCCGGTTTGCACCTGATGGTCATGGACCAGCTAGGTTGTTTCTGGAAGTTCCAGTGCTAATCTAGAATATGTTGAACAATTTGTCAAGAGCCAAGCAAGTTGGTGATTCAATTTCCCGTTGATTGAAGCACCCTTTGTATCTTCCTGTTATTGCAGTGCGGGTTATCATATTGATATGAATAGACTTATTGCAATAATTTGGTATGGGGAGATAAATTGGATTGACTTGGGAAAGGAAGCAGAGTAAACTGAAATAGATTTCAGTATAAAGGGCCGTCGTCATGGAACGCCGCATTCTACACATTGATATGGATGCCTTCTTCGCCTCGGTGGAGCAGGTGTTGAACCCGGAGCTTCAGGGGAAGCCGCTGATCATTGGTGGAGACAAGGATGACGTCAGGGGGGTGGTATCGACGGCGTCGTACGAGGCGCGAAAGTACGGAGTCCATTCCGCGATGCCGCTGGCGCAGGCGAAACGGCTGTGTCCTCACGGGATCTTTATGCGGGGAAACTTCGAACGCTACCGGGAGGCTTCGGAGAAGGTGGGAGCCATCCTCGATACGGTGTCGCCCCTGGTGGAGGCGGCGTCGATCGACGAAGCCTACGTGGACGTATCGGGGTCGCAGCATTTGTTCGGAGGCGACGACGCGATAGCGGCGTACATCAAACGGCGGATTCGGGAAGAGACGGGGCTGCCGTGTACCATCGCGATTAGTTCGAACAAGCTGGTTTCGAAGATTGCCGCGGACAAGGCCAAACCGGACGGGTATCTACGCATTGCGACGGGAGACGAGGCGGCGTTTCTGCGGCCATTGCCGTTGGGAAAGCTGCCGGGGGTCGGCCCGAAGACACGCGAGACGCTGGAACTGTTGGGGGTGACGACCGTCGGCGCGCTGGTGGATCTGCCGTTGGCGACGTTGATGGGGGTGTTTGGTCCGGCGGCCTATGGATTGCAGCGCGCGGCGCTGGGGATCTCCACGTCGCCGGTCGAACCGGAATCGATCCCGAAGTCCATCAGCCGCGAGACGACCTTCGAACAGGACCTGCTGGATTGGGAGCAGGTCGAGCGGGTGCTGGTCTATCTGACGGAACGCGCGGCGTACGCCCTGCGCGAACACGGCATGGAAACGCGTTGCGTGACCTTAAAAGTGCGGTACGCCGACTTCAAGACCAATACCTTCGCGCACACCCTGCGCGAGCCGACCTGCCTCGATACCGATATCGTCGAGGTGTTGCACACCCTCGTGCCCAAAGCCAAGGAACGCCGCGCGCGCATACGCCTTATCGGCGTCGCGCTGACCTCGCTCACCTACAACCAACACCAACTACGCCTGTTCGGCGGGAAACGCTCCGAGAAATGGGAACGCGTCCTCGAAGGCGTCGACCATATCCGCGACAAACACGGTTTCGAAAGTATCCGCACGGCCAAATCCATGACATTGGGGAAAAAGGTCAAGCTGGCCACGCCGTCGCTGTCGCGGTAGGGGGGGACACTCCCATTTTACCGATAGCGCAGCGAGGACAAGTCTGAATTGTCGACAATTTGTCGAAGGTTGAAGATGAAGGCGGCAGATGGACGGATACGCGCGTCGCGACTGGTCTCCATTCTCGCATCGTCTCTCTCGACGTCACCGAGCATTCCTTCAATTGTAGCGCCCGGTCTCCGCCGACACACCTGTCGGCACGCCGGGCGGTATTGGGTGCTCAAGCCGGGCGTAGCGGCGAAGAGCACGACAGAATCGCAAAGACGCAATGTCGCAAGGTAGCGCAGGCCTCGATGAGGCCGGCGTCACATAAGCGGTAAAAGTCTGGTCTGCTCTACACGGCACATCGTCCGTGATCGACGGTCTACATCACGCTCACACGGGGTTCGAAAGTAACCGCGCGGTACAGAGGTCAAGTCGCAACTGTAATCACGAATCACGGGCAGACAGCACACCGCCTACCCGCCCCGCAAGCACAATTCCCACACTTGCGCATACCCACGTAATCAAAGAGACCGCCACAGAGGCGTATACGCGCACGGAGGTAAAAACGAAGCGTACATTGTGGTCACCGCGAGGTACCTCGACGGCCATCAATGCATCATCGGCGTCGAGAATCGGCACGGGGACCCCGTCAAGATAGGCTTGCCATCCGGGATAGCGGGCTTCGGCGAACACGAGTAGCCGGTAGTCGGGGAGATCGTGCAGACTAAACTCGGTGGTATCGGCGCTGAAGCGTGTGATCGAGATCTTCTCTCCCTCATCGGCACGGTCCCATACTACATGTCCCTCGATCAACGAGAAATCTCCATCATCTCGACTCAATGGGACGGAGATGTTTGCATCGAATTGACGCTCGTCAGGCAGTGGCCATTCCAGCCAAGCTCCGTTCGGACCCGTCACACCAATCGGGGTTGACGTAAGATAGCGCAGTTCCCCGGTGCTTACGTTTGTCAAGTGCGCATCGGCAACTCCTTGACAATTGCTCGTGTAACGAAAACGAAGCGCGGCGTGTTTAGCAGGTAACTCCATGGAGGAGAGCGCAATCGAAAAGCGGACGACTCGCTGTGGGGAATTGTCAGACCCAGCAATGGCCGCCAACTCATTCGATGGGATGGCGATGGGTTCCGCCGGATCGGCTACCGCGCTTGCAGCTAAGTCAGCCCGTTCTACTTGCCGTATGTGTTCGGGACTTGCCCCTGGTAAGAACACCGTCGTTACCGCCGGAAAAAGTGTCTGCTTATCCGGTAGGGGGCCGCGTACATACTGACTCGCAAGCCAGGCCCTCCGCTTGGCAATCAGATTCAACCGTTGATTGTCTTTCGCAAATTCTCCCAGCATATGTCGAAAGTACTTGTGCTCGTAATCAGGGGAACAAAGTAGTCTGTATGTGGATGCAAGAATGAGATCTTCACATCCGCTGACACAAGGCTGCAGGTGGTACATCCCGAAGTTTGACTTGGGGTATGGCCGGGAGCTGCGCATATTCGACGTCGGGAGACTTGCGGGATTACGCAAATCGTCCAGCGTTCCGGGAAATGCCCACGTCTTTGAGTCGTGGAACGCGGGCATGTAGCGCCAATCCCACAGTAACATCTCCGAAAAGACCAAGAGCGGAATCACCCAAGACCAGCGGGGCGGCTTGCGCAAACTGGCAACCAATAGAATCGCTCCGAGCAGAAGCACAGGGGGGACCAAATTCTCCAGTCTAGGAACCAAATCGCCTTGTGAGCCGGGCCACGGGAATCCGGTGCCCGGATTCGCTGCCACGAATATCAGGGCACCTCCGGCAAGCATGACAATAAGAGTAGCCAAGCGCCTCTCCCCCTGGGTTGACGCCCTGCGGAGAATCGTCTCGGTCCCAAAAGCCGCTAGCATTCCAATCGGAAAAGCGAACAAGAACCATGTATACCAGCACAAGCTAAGCTGGAAAGGTGCCGTTGTTTGAAGGAACAAGGAGATTGGAAGGGGTGATCCGATCGAAATGTCTACGAAGACGTAGAGGATGGACGCGTAGA encodes the following:
- the dinB gene encoding DNA polymerase IV, encoding MERRILHIDMDAFFASVEQVLNPELQGKPLIIGGDKDDVRGVVSTASYEARKYGVHSAMPLAQAKRLCPHGIFMRGNFERYREASEKVGAILDTVSPLVEAASIDEAYVDVSGSQHLFGGDDAIAAYIKRRIREETGLPCTIAISSNKLVSKIAADKAKPDGYLRIATGDEAAFLRPLPLGKLPGVGPKTRETLELLGVTTVGALVDLPLATLMGVFGPAAYGLQRAALGISTSPVEPESIPKSISRETTFEQDLLDWEQVERVLVYLTERAAYALREHGMETRCVTLKVRYADFKTNTFAHTLREPTCLDTDIVEVLHTLVPKAKERRARIRLIGVALTSLTYNQHQLRLFGGKRSEKWERVLEGVDHIRDKHGFESIRTAKSMTLGKKVKLATPSLSR